In the genome of Spirochaetia bacterium, one region contains:
- a CDS encoding ABC transporter substrate-binding protein, producing MKRLTRVAVALSCLLMALPLFAQGTSETTSSADEVYVYSIMPEKYASKVFEEFTKDTGVKVNFVRMSSGEALSRIIAEKNNPQVDCLWGGPSDTYDAGVEKGVFAQYKPAEADKIPANYRSADGYWTGIGIIPLTFLSNTDFLKSHNIEAPTSWQDLLDPVYKNGLQMADARTSGTATERIYTLVKVFGEDGAFAYQKKLNKNVQLYTKSGAGGALPVANGQAAAGIFYLVDSLDIVHQGYPLVVTYPKEGVTYGVEGAGILTGCKHPEAAKKLMDWASSKRLGEVMVANDICYIPTRTDVAVSDPALDMSKVKLIQADSAWKGKNRTKFVQRFVDEIIQQQ from the coding sequence ATGAAAAGACTTACTAGGGTGGCAGTGGCTTTGTCCTGCCTGTTGATGGCCCTTCCGCTTTTTGCCCAAGGGACAAGTGAGACGACTTCTTCAGCGGATGAAGTGTATGTATACTCCATCATGCCGGAGAAATATGCGTCAAAGGTCTTTGAAGAATTTACAAAGGATACAGGCGTCAAAGTCAATTTCGTAAGGATGTCTTCAGGAGAAGCCTTGTCCAGGATCATAGCTGAAAAGAACAATCCCCAGGTAGACTGCTTATGGGGTGGCCCGTCGGATACTTATGATGCCGGCGTAGAAAAGGGCGTATTTGCCCAGTATAAACCAGCAGAAGCTGACAAGATTCCTGCAAATTATCGTTCCGCGGACGGTTACTGGACGGGTATCGGTATCATTCCGTTGACTTTCCTTTCGAATACGGATTTTTTGAAGAGTCATAATATCGAGGCGCCGACAAGCTGGCAGGATCTGCTTGATCCAGTCTATAAGAACGGACTGCAGATGGCAGATGCCAGGACTTCAGGAACAGCCACCGAAAGAATCTATACATTGGTCAAGGTCTTTGGTGAAGACGGTGCCTTTGCGTATCAGAAGAAACTGAACAAGAACGTACAGCTCTATACCAAGAGCGGTGCAGGTGGAGCCCTTCCCGTTGCAAACGGACAGGCTGCTGCCGGTATCTTCTATCTTGTAGACTCCCTTGATATCGTCCATCAGGGTTATCCATTGGTGGTGACTTACCCGAAGGAAGGTGTGACCTATGGAGTCGAAGGTGCCGGTATCCTGACAGGATGCAAGCATCCTGAGGCTGCAAAGAAACTGATGGATTGGGCTTCTTCCAAGCGTTTGGGCGAAGTCATGGTAGCAAATGATATCTGCTACATTCCTACCAGGACAGATGTTGCGGTCAGCGATCCTGCATTGGATATGTCAAAAGTCAAGCTCATTCAGGCTGACAGTGCTTGGAAGGGTAAAAACCGCACCAAGTTCGTACAACGTTTTGTGGATGAAATAATCCAACAACAGTAA
- a CDS encoding galactokinase: MATITDIKNGNLHGAYPNLYGSSYDEEALDARFIELVRTHGKEFGQDSVQLYSTAGRSELGGNHTDHNQGKVLAATINLDTIAAVHATDQSSVILKSEGFPIVKVDLSDLSMHEKEKNTTDALVRGIAKAFHDRGLKVGGFMANTSTSVLKGSGLSSSAAIEVLCATIFNHLFNNDKLTPLELAIIGQYAENEYYGKPSGLMDQVACAEGGIVAIDFKETKSPKVTALQYDFASHGYALVIVDTKGSHEDLTANYASIPHEMKEVAGMLGGKHLRDITEKSFMEQLPTLRTELKNDRALLRAFHFFSENERVTKMVEALGNDDFNYYLSLVNECGRSSFCFLQNLYADYRQQGLPLALALSEDLLQGKGACRVHGGGFAGTIQAYVPVNMLKAYQQRMDTVFGKGSVTELAIRPKESCCFAE; this comes from the coding sequence ATGGCAACGATCACTGATATCAAGAACGGCAATCTACATGGAGCATATCCAAACCTATACGGTTCTTCCTATGATGAAGAAGCCTTGGATGCAAGATTCATTGAATTGGTACGGACCCATGGAAAGGAATTCGGCCAGGATTCCGTACAACTCTACTCAACTGCAGGGAGAAGTGAACTGGGAGGCAACCATACCGACCACAATCAAGGCAAGGTACTTGCTGCGACGATCAATCTGGATACCATTGCTGCCGTACATGCAACAGACCAGTCATCCGTCATCTTGAAAAGTGAGGGATTCCCAATCGTTAAAGTTGACCTGTCTGACCTCAGCATGCACGAAAAAGAAAAGAATACCACCGATGCCTTGGTCAGAGGCATTGCAAAGGCATTTCATGACAGAGGACTTAAAGTGGGAGGATTTATGGCAAATACGTCTACCAGTGTCCTCAAGGGCTCTGGCCTGTCATCGTCTGCCGCCATTGAGGTACTCTGTGCCACAATTTTCAATCACCTTTTCAACAACGATAAGTTGACTCCCCTTGAGCTGGCAATCATCGGACAATATGCAGAAAATGAATATTATGGAAAACCAAGCGGATTGATGGACCAGGTAGCTTGTGCCGAAGGTGGCATCGTCGCCATCGACTTCAAGGAAACCAAGTCTCCCAAGGTCACCGCCCTCCAGTACGATTTCGCATCTCATGGCTATGCATTGGTCATCGTTGATACAAAAGGCAGCCATGAAGATCTTACAGCGAACTATGCATCCATTCCTCATGAAATGAAAGAAGTTGCAGGCATGCTGGGAGGGAAACATCTGAGAGACATCACTGAGAAAAGCTTTATGGAACAGTTACCCACATTACGGACTGAACTGAAAAATGACAGGGCATTGCTGCGGGCATTCCACTTCTTCAGTGAAAACGAACGGGTTACAAAGATGGTCGAAGCACTTGGAAATGATGATTTCAATTACTATCTTTCACTGGTAAACGAATGTGGCAGAAGTTCTTTCTGCTTCCTGCAGAACCTTTATGCAGATTACAGGCAACAGGGACTACCGTTGGCATTGGCACTGAGCGAAGACCTGCTTCAGGGGAAAGGTGCCTGCAGGGTCCACGGCGGAGGTTTTGCAGGAACAATCCAAGCATATGTTCCTGTCAACATGCTCAAAGCCTACCAGCAGAGAATGGATACTGTCTTTGGCAAAGGCTCTGTAACAGAGTTGGCAATACGCCCAAAAGAAAGCTGTTGCTTTGCAGAATAA
- a CDS encoding ABC transporter ATP-binding protein, which translates to MVTFLGPSGCGKTTTLRMVAGFELPTEGKITIKGKDVTAIAVNKRGVGFVFQNYALFPHMTIYNNVAYGLRSQKMDEGKIRQKVEESLELVGLKAAERRYPNELSGGEQQRVALARVIVMEPSLLLMDEPLSNLDAKLRIRMRTEIRKLQKKLGITCLYVTHDQAEALTVADRIVVMSRGKVEQIGTPLEIYSKPKTTFVADFIGQANILKCETEEDHGSSVTVLLPGGIPFTANKVEVSESKFSRGTTVSLIIRPENIKILDREEGKVKATVVTAIFVGSHTEYELQLEPGKIIQASVAFHLRGKLYSEGDAVSLEFDDEAALVLDE; encoded by the coding sequence ATGGTTACGTTCCTTGGTCCTTCGGGTTGTGGCAAGACGACGACGTTGCGTATGGTTGCCGGTTTCGAGCTGCCTACCGAAGGCAAGATTACCATAAAGGGAAAGGATGTGACCGCTATTGCCGTCAATAAGAGAGGTGTGGGGTTTGTATTCCAGAACTATGCACTTTTTCCTCATATGACAATCTACAACAATGTAGCTTATGGACTCAGGTCCCAGAAGATGGATGAGGGAAAGATCAGACAGAAAGTGGAAGAATCCTTGGAACTTGTCGGACTGAAGGCTGCGGAAAGAAGATATCCGAATGAACTGTCAGGTGGAGAGCAGCAAAGGGTAGCCTTGGCGAGAGTCATCGTGATGGAGCCTTCCCTGTTGCTGATGGATGAACCTCTTTCCAATCTTGATGCCAAGCTTCGTATACGTATGAGGACTGAGATAAGGAAACTGCAGAAAAAGCTTGGCATTACCTGCCTATATGTAACACATGACCAGGCTGAGGCACTTACCGTAGCTGACAGGATTGTCGTCATGAGCCGTGGTAAGGTGGAACAGATAGGCACACCGCTTGAAATCTACAGCAAGCCGAAGACAACCTTTGTTGCTGATTTCATCGGACAGGCAAACATCCTCAAATGCGAAACTGAGGAAGACCATGGAAGCAGCGTTACCGTATTGCTTCCAGGAGGCATTCCTTTTACCGCAAACAAAGTCGAAGTGTCTGAATCGAAATTCAGCAGAGGGACGACTGTCAGTCTTATTATACGACCGGAGAACATAAAAATCCTTGACAGGGAAGAAGGAAAGGTAAAAGCTACGGTAGTGACGGCAATCTTCGTAGGTTCGCATACTGAATACGAACTCCAGCTGGAACCTGGAAAGATTATCCAAGCATCAGTGGCGTTTCATCTCAGGGGAAAACTTTACAGTGAAGGAGATGCAGTCAGCCTTGAATTTGACGATGAGGCTGCCCTTGTCCTTGACGAGTGA
- the thrC gene encoding threonine synthase, producing MKFVSTRRLSKPLSASEAILKGLADDGGLYVPEQFPSLVHLNTGAISSYPELAFEVLAPFFEGDVLKSNDLAEICVDAFNFPVPLVPTGDKSCILELFHGPTAAFKDFGARFLAFTMEKLLEKQPRKLTILVATSGDTGGAVAAAFHGRKGIDVKVLYPKGRVSARQQKQLTVWGDNVQAYEVDGTFDDCQKMVKSAFMDKELSAKYGLSSANSINLGRLLPQTIYYIYAAYLFRSMFSTNPTFIIPSGNVGNSCGAYWAFTCGVPIDRIVLAVNANKTIPDYLATGKYAPRKSIATLANAMDVGAPSNMERLQDLYPDIETFRSLVSAWSVDDDQIRKTIKETYDESGYILCPHTACAERVRRDHLKDAAAIVVSTAHPAKFDTIVEPLIGKTVEVPQNLAKLLDKESHFISVGTDYHQLFE from the coding sequence ATGAAATTTGTATCAACTAGAAGATTATCAAAGCCTCTGAGTGCAAGTGAGGCTATTCTCAAAGGCCTTGCTGATGATGGTGGTCTGTATGTGCCTGAGCAGTTTCCTTCCCTTGTGCACCTTAATACAGGGGCAATTTCTTCCTATCCGGAACTTGCCTTTGAAGTACTTGCACCGTTTTTTGAAGGAGATGTGCTCAAGAGCAATGATTTGGCTGAAATCTGTGTGGATGCCTTCAACTTTCCTGTACCGTTGGTGCCGACCGGAGACAAGTCCTGCATCTTGGAACTGTTCCATGGACCAACGGCAGCCTTCAAGGATTTCGGTGCCCGGTTCCTGGCTTTTACGATGGAAAAGCTTCTGGAGAAGCAACCGCGTAAGCTTACTATCCTGGTAGCTACCAGCGGCGATACCGGTGGAGCCGTGGCCGCGGCTTTTCATGGGAGGAAGGGCATTGACGTAAAGGTACTGTATCCGAAGGGAAGAGTCAGTGCCCGCCAGCAGAAACAGCTGACTGTCTGGGGAGACAACGTTCAGGCGTATGAAGTCGACGGTACCTTCGACGATTGCCAGAAAATGGTCAAGTCTGCTTTCATGGACAAGGAACTGAGTGCAAAGTATGGGCTTTCAAGTGCCAATTCCATTAATTTGGGTAGATTGTTGCCACAGACCATCTACTATATCTATGCCGCTTATCTTTTCAGATCCATGTTTTCTACCAATCCGACATTCATCATCCCTAGCGGAAACGTCGGCAACAGTTGCGGAGCTTATTGGGCCTTTACCTGCGGAGTACCGATTGACAGGATCGTACTTGCCGTCAATGCAAACAAGACCATTCCGGATTACCTTGCGACTGGCAAGTATGCACCAAGAAAAAGCATAGCAACGCTGGCCAATGCCATGGATGTGGGAGCTCCCAGCAACATGGAACGGTTGCAGGACCTTTATCCTGACATAGAGACCTTCAGGAGCTTGGTAAGTGCCTGGTCGGTCGATGATGACCAGATAAGGAAAACGATCAAGGAAACCTATGATGAATCAGGTTACATCCTTTGCCCGCACACTGCCTGTGCCGAACGGGTGAGGCGGGATCATTTGAAGGATGCTGCTGCCATTGTTGTTTCAACGGCACATCCTGCCAAGTTTGATACTATTGTCGAACCGTTGATCGGCAAGACAGTAGAGGTGCCTCAGAACCTGGCAAAACTGCTGGACAAGGAGAGCCATTTTATCTCTGTCGGGACTGATTATCACCAATTGTTTGAGTAA
- a CDS encoding ABC transporter ATP-binding protein, protein MSEEKETILSIENLNISFKTTAGLVNAIRGVDLRLHKGETIAIVGESGSGKSVTTKAVMGILDRNAIVNSGSIKFTYERNDGEEVHCDILKMPTRDIRRHINGKRIAMIFQDPMTSLDPTMTIGKQVMEGMMWHYGTSKEEAYRKSLKLLDEVGIVDAKKRMKNYPHQLSGGMRQRIVIAIALACNPELLICDEPTTALDVTIQAKIIELIRKVQLERGISVIYITHDLGVVAKVADFVNVMYAGKIVEKGTANEVYFDPAHPYTWGLLSAMPDLDTKDDRLYSIPGSPPNLLHKVKGDVFAARNRYAMEIDLKKEPPMFKISDTHYAATWLLDPRAPKVEMPAQLKARIEHMKQEVAENA, encoded by the coding sequence ATGTCAGAAGAAAAAGAAACAATCCTTTCGATTGAGAATCTCAATATTTCCTTCAAGACCACTGCAGGATTGGTCAATGCCATCCGTGGCGTAGATCTACGGCTTCATAAAGGTGAGACGATAGCCATCGTTGGGGAATCCGGATCCGGTAAATCAGTTACCACCAAGGCTGTGATGGGTATCCTGGACCGCAATGCCATCGTCAACAGCGGTAGCATCAAGTTTACCTATGAACGTAACGATGGGGAGGAGGTCCATTGCGATATCCTCAAGATGCCGACACGTGATATCAGACGTCACATCAACGGCAAGAGGATTGCCATGATTTTCCAGGATCCTATGACAAGTCTTGATCCGACGATGACCATCGGCAAGCAGGTGATGGAAGGCATGATGTGGCACTATGGGACTTCCAAGGAAGAAGCTTACCGCAAATCCCTGAAGCTGCTTGATGAAGTCGGTATCGTCGATGCCAAGAAGCGGATGAAGAATTACCCGCATCAACTGTCAGGAGGCATGCGCCAACGTATAGTGATTGCAATTGCCCTTGCCTGTAATCCCGAGCTGCTCATCTGTGATGAGCCGACGACGGCTCTGGATGTAACCATCCAGGCAAAAATCATCGAACTTATCAGGAAGGTACAGCTTGAGCGTGGCATTTCCGTCATCTACATTACCCATGACCTTGGTGTCGTGGCAAAGGTGGCTGATTTCGTTAATGTCATGTATGCCGGCAAGATCGTCGAGAAAGGTACTGCCAATGAAGTATACTTCGATCCGGCCCATCCCTACACATGGGGATTGCTTTCCGCCATGCCTGACTTGGATACCAAGGATGACCGGCTATATTCGATTCCGGGCTCCCCTCCGAATCTGCTCCATAAGGTGAAGGGTGATGTATTTGCTGCCCGTAACCGTTATGCCATGGAAATTGACCTGAAGAAAGAACCTCCTATGTTCAAGATTAGTGATACCCATTATGCGGCAACCTGGTTGCTTGACCCACGCGCTCCGAAAGTCGAAATGCCTGCGCAGCTCAAGGCTCGCATCGAGCATATGAAACAGGAGGTTGCAGAGAATGCCTGA
- a CDS encoding LytTR family transcriptional regulator — MDVQLICGVENRARLQKELEEKGFVIKDKAAFIFYEANFSAKKFIFAQDARQAISMLKFEDILYFESFDGETFAVTFDGKYTVREKLYELEEQLVLRDFCRISKSDIVNLVRIVKIIPWIGCKLLLELENGDRVTVTRTYYDDFKKRIGL; from the coding sequence ATGGACGTACAGTTGATTTGTGGCGTTGAGAATAGAGCAAGGTTACAGAAAGAACTTGAAGAAAAAGGCTTTGTCATCAAAGATAAGGCAGCCTTCATATTCTATGAGGCAAACTTTTCTGCCAAGAAATTTATCTTTGCCCAGGATGCCCGGCAAGCAATCTCCATGCTGAAGTTTGAAGATATCCTCTATTTTGAAAGTTTTGACGGTGAGACCTTTGCCGTAACCTTCGATGGTAAATATACGGTAAGGGAAAAATTGTATGAACTGGAAGAACAGTTGGTGCTGAGAGATTTCTGCAGGATTAGCAAATCGGATATCGTGAACCTGGTCAGGATTGTAAAGATCATTCCCTGGATAGGTTGCAAGCTCTTGCTGGAATTGGAAAATGGTGACCGGGTAACGGTCACCAGGACCTATTATGATGATTTCAAGAAGAGGATCGGCCTGTGA
- a CDS encoding endonuclease III: protein MKKSEFIYQVYVLLDANSPKTITFLDRREPFQFLISVILSAQTTDQTVNQVVPALFARYPDAVSLASADYEEVCNLIRRTGFYRNKAKNIIACSKALAGGRIPDTIEELVKLPGVGRKTANCVVGDIYQGSAVIVDTHVKRVLKRLGFTSSSDPDRIEAQVRASLAEEYLYRFSMIVNLHGRLICHARKPDCAHCPLARLCPSKDVVGQEGAR, encoded by the coding sequence ATGAAAAAGTCAGAATTTATTTATCAGGTATATGTACTGCTTGACGCCAATTCACCGAAGACGATTACGTTTCTTGACCGAAGGGAACCTTTCCAGTTTCTCATTTCAGTCATCTTGTCTGCGCAGACGACGGACCAGACTGTCAACCAGGTAGTACCGGCCTTGTTTGCCAGGTATCCTGATGCCGTTTCATTGGCTTCGGCTGATTATGAAGAAGTCTGCAATCTGATCAGACGGACCGGTTTCTATCGGAACAAGGCCAAGAATATCATTGCTTGCAGCAAGGCACTTGCAGGAGGAAGAATACCAGATACCATCGAGGAACTGGTCAAGCTTCCTGGAGTGGGACGGAAGACTGCCAATTGTGTCGTCGGCGACATCTATCAGGGAAGTGCCGTGATTGTCGATACACATGTAAAACGGGTACTGAAGCGTTTGGGCTTCACTTCTTCATCCGATCCTGACCGCATAGAAGCACAGGTGCGGGCTTCCCTTGCAGAAGAGTACCTATATCGATTTTCAATGATAGTCAATCTGCATGGCAGGCTTATCTGCCATGCCCGCAAGCCGGATTGTGCTCATTGTCCTCTTGCAAGGCTTTGTCCTTCGAAAGATGTCGTTGGTCAAGAAGGTGCCAGATGA
- a CDS encoding ATP-binding cassette domain-containing protein, with the protein MPDSTPLLKVKGLKQYFKINAKYTVKAVDGVSFEIFPGETYGLVGESGSGKSTIGRSVIRLYEPTAGNINFNGVDISGKLSKSQNEKLRTDMQMIFQDPMACLNPRKKVGEIIAEGLDIHHLYGSRKERTEIIRQILDKVGLSPEHIDRYPHQFSGGQRQRVGIARALVMHPKLIIADECISALDVSIQAQVVNLMKDIQQTTGTAYLFIAHDLSMVKYISSRIGVLHLGHLLETGTTDEIFSNPIHPYTRSLLSAIPRPNPVMEKKRVPLMYDYAASGINYDACTSYHAGGTHYVLADDQLLEKWKAEPFEL; encoded by the coding sequence ATGCCTGATAGTACACCATTGCTTAAGGTCAAAGGACTCAAGCAATATTTCAAGATCAATGCAAAGTATACGGTCAAGGCAGTTGACGGAGTTTCTTTCGAGATTTTTCCTGGCGAAACCTATGGCCTTGTGGGTGAATCCGGTTCGGGTAAAAGCACCATCGGCCGGAGTGTCATCCGGTTGTATGAACCGACGGCAGGCAATATCAACTTCAATGGAGTCGATATTTCCGGAAAGCTCAGCAAGAGTCAGAATGAGAAGCTTCGCACTGACATGCAGATGATTTTCCAGGATCCTATGGCTTGTCTCAACCCTCGTAAGAAAGTAGGGGAGATCATTGCCGAGGGGCTTGATATCCATCACCTGTATGGCAGCCGAAAGGAACGTACTGAAATTATCAGGCAGATCCTTGATAAAGTAGGTCTTTCTCCTGAACATATTGACCGCTATCCTCATCAGTTTTCCGGTGGACAGCGTCAGAGGGTAGGTATCGCGCGGGCTTTGGTGATGCATCCCAAGCTTATCATAGCAGATGAATGCATCAGTGCCTTGGATGTGTCCATCCAAGCCCAGGTAGTTAACTTGATGAAGGATATTCAGCAGACGACGGGAACTGCATATCTTTTCATTGCCCATGATCTTTCCATGGTCAAGTATATCAGTTCCAGGATCGGTGTACTCCATTTGGGACATTTGCTGGAAACGGGTACGACGGATGAGATATTTTCCAACCCGATTCATCCGTATACACGGAGCCTGTTGTCTGCAATACCACGGCCGAACCCTGTAATGGAAAAGAAGCGGGTCCCGCTGATGTACGACTATGCTGCCAGTGGCATCAATTATGATGCCTGTACCAGCTATCATGCCGGAGGTACGCACTATGTGCTTGCTGATGACCAATTGCTGGAAAAATGGAAGGCTGAACCTTTTGAACTGTAA
- the thrA gene encoding bifunctional aspartate kinase/homoserine dehydrogenase I, giving the protein MRQIQLHAIEGSMILSQSGKEKLQKLYGLADGERLVLVISSQQEKLLSIRSLVEGAKEHDERLWSNIEKGQLFWLGLVDQLLQGEGRKQTADLVKKGFTHLEELLRSAWLVGDISSGTFGYLDHVVGSWIAKMAGFMLAEVCDDVVLCEMDKALTMPAEDVPSVLVVSSPCHEGWQAFDAEAVASSLCIQYDAHTMTCWNSISLVRTADLNEVPSAQVIPLLSYSEATELSYFGSSVIHPKALLPAISKGYEVNLRCWNDFEEPGTVVTPNEDPKGSGTIKGFSVIHNTSLVNIEGAGLSGVIGFSARLFAAMTQAGISVILYSQASSEYSICLAVPSQQAEKAVETAKSCFHEELEDNRVHAIEAKDGLAIIAAVGNQMAGKSGVSGLFFSSLGKAGVNVMAIAQGSSERNISAVIKGKDCTKALRGLHASFFLSRQALSVGLIGPGNIGGTLLDQIAKEKVRLNEQFGLDIRIRAIANSRKMLLDDEGIDLDNWRQEFEERSVDCDLTAFETHVSVTYFPHSAIIDCSSSSFLAGRYVAWLKMGMHVITPNKKAGTADYAYYRQLFDTCRDTGRRFLYETTVGAGLPVLGTLKDLVQTGDNIRKIEGIVSGTLAWLFNNFDGSKPFSALVREAKQLGYTEPDPRDDLSGMDVARKTVILARELGYDVEVSQVPIESLVPKELAALPADLFLSRLDELDGPMLERFRQAGNEGKRLCYVGQVDAGGSCSVALKAYPADHPFSQASGTDNVICFTTDRYLDQPLVIKGPGAGREVTAGGVFSDILRLSAYLGARI; this is encoded by the coding sequence ATGCGACAGATTCAGCTACATGCGATTGAAGGATCTATGATACTTAGCCAGTCAGGCAAGGAAAAACTTCAGAAACTGTATGGACTTGCTGATGGGGAGCGCTTGGTCTTGGTCATTTCTTCCCAACAGGAAAAATTGCTTTCAATACGTTCTTTGGTCGAAGGTGCCAAGGAACATGACGAAAGGCTATGGTCCAATATTGAAAAGGGTCAGCTTTTCTGGCTGGGACTCGTCGACCAACTGCTCCAGGGTGAAGGCCGGAAACAGACGGCAGATTTAGTCAAGAAAGGCTTTACCCATCTTGAGGAACTGCTTCGCAGTGCATGGCTTGTCGGTGACATATCATCGGGGACGTTCGGTTATCTTGACCATGTCGTCGGTTCGTGGATAGCTAAGATGGCTGGCTTCATGTTGGCAGAAGTCTGTGATGATGTTGTCCTGTGCGAGATGGACAAGGCGCTGACCATGCCGGCTGAGGATGTGCCTTCCGTCTTGGTCGTTTCCAGTCCTTGCCATGAAGGATGGCAGGCCTTTGATGCGGAAGCTGTGGCTTCTTCGCTCTGCATCCAGTATGATGCCCATACCATGACCTGCTGGAATTCCATATCCCTTGTCAGGACTGCGGACCTGAATGAAGTGCCAAGTGCACAGGTCATCCCCCTGCTTTCCTACAGTGAGGCAACTGAACTCTCATATTTCGGTTCCAGTGTCATTCATCCGAAAGCATTGCTTCCGGCCATTTCCAAGGGATATGAAGTAAATCTCCGCTGCTGGAATGATTTTGAGGAACCTGGTACCGTTGTTACTCCTAATGAAGATCCCAAGGGAAGCGGTACGATCAAAGGGTTTTCCGTCATTCATAATACTTCGCTGGTAAATATCGAAGGTGCAGGATTGAGCGGGGTCATCGGATTTTCTGCCAGGCTTTTTGCCGCGATGACCCAGGCAGGTATTTCTGTTATCCTGTACTCTCAGGCGTCCAGTGAATACAGCATCTGTCTTGCTGTACCGTCACAACAAGCCGAAAAGGCTGTGGAAACAGCAAAGAGCTGTTTCCATGAAGAATTGGAAGACAACAGGGTCCATGCCATTGAAGCAAAGGATGGGCTTGCCATCATTGCCGCAGTAGGGAACCAGATGGCAGGGAAATCAGGTGTATCCGGCTTGTTCTTCTCGTCTTTGGGCAAGGCTGGCGTCAATGTCATGGCTATTGCACAGGGATCAAGCGAACGCAATATCAGTGCCGTGATAAAAGGCAAGGACTGCACGAAAGCCCTGAGAGGTCTGCATGCTTCTTTTTTCCTTTCCCGTCAGGCACTGTCTGTCGGTCTGATAGGTCCCGGCAATATCGGAGGGACTTTGTTGGACCAGATTGCCAAGGAGAAAGTCCGGTTGAACGAACAGTTTGGCTTGGATATCAGGATCCGTGCCATTGCCAATAGCCGGAAGATGTTGCTTGATGACGAAGGGATTGACCTTGACAACTGGAGACAGGAATTTGAAGAGCGCAGTGTCGACTGCGACCTGACGGCCTTTGAAACCCATGTCAGTGTGACCTACTTTCCCCATAGTGCAATCATTGATTGCAGCTCAAGCAGTTTCCTTGCAGGCAGGTATGTTGCATGGCTGAAGATGGGCATGCATGTCATTACCCCGAACAAAAAGGCAGGAACGGCCGATTATGCCTATTACCGGCAACTTTTTGATACCTGCAGGGATACGGGCAGGCGCTTCCTTTATGAAACTACTGTGGGCGCAGGACTTCCTGTGCTAGGTACGCTGAAGGACTTGGTGCAGACCGGTGACAACATAAGGAAAATTGAGGGCATTGTTTCCGGTACGCTTGCCTGGCTTTTCAATAATTTTGATGGTAGCAAACCATTCAGTGCTTTGGTCAGGGAGGCCAAGCAACTGGGCTATACGGAGCCTGATCCCCGTGATGATTTGTCCGGTATGGATGTGGCACGTAAAACGGTCATCCTAGCCAGGGAATTGGGATATGATGTGGAAGTGTCCCAGGTCCCGATCGAAAGCCTTGTGCCGAAGGAGCTTGCGGCTCTTCCTGCTGACTTGTTCCTTTCCAGGCTTGATGAACTTGATGGACCGATGCTGGAACGTTTCCGACAGGCTGGAAATGAAGGAAAGCGGCTATGCTATGTAGGACAGGTAGATGCCGGTGGCAGCTGCAGTGTTGCCCTGAAGGCGTATCCTGCCGACCACCCGTTCTCCCAGGCCAGCGGAACGGATAATGTCATCTGCTTTACTACTGATCGATATCTGGATCAACCGCTGGTAATCAAGGGACCTGGAGCGGGAAGGGAAGTGACTGCCGGAGGTGTTTTCTCTGACATCCTCAGGCTTTCTGCCTATCTTGGTGCCAGGATCTGA
- the rpmB gene encoding 50S ribosomal protein L28, which produces MARRCEICGKGPVVGNNVPRKGQAKKKGGVGQHIGVKTKRVFRPNLVSVKAIVNGSPRTIKVCARCLRSGAVEKLS; this is translated from the coding sequence ATGGCTCGTAGATGTGAAATTTGCGGTAAAGGCCCTGTAGTTGGGAACAATGTGCCAAGGAAAGGCCAGGCGAAGAAGAAAGGTGGTGTCGGCCAACATATCGGCGTAAAGACAAAGCGCGTATTCCGACCCAATTTGGTTTCTGTGAAAGCAATTGTCAATGGCAGTCCCCGTACGATCAAAGTATGTGCACGTTGCCTTCGCAGTGGTGCAGTCGAGAAACTTTCATAA